In Mycolicibacterium lutetiense, the sequence GCTCATGCTTGCAGCTCCACACCTACCGCGGGTGGAAACCGCAACTTCGCTGGAAGAAACTCCGGCGCCGCCGCGAACTTTGACGCGCATGTCAAAAATGTTGAGCGACAACATCGTCCAGAACGCGGGGTGGCCGGCGCTCCCGGCGGGGAACGCCGGCCGATCACGACAGGCGATCAGTAATCCCAGCCGGCAGGTACACACCGGAAGACGTCGCCGGCGGTCGCCACGTGGCAGACGGACGGGAACGGCAGGTGGGTGGCCACCAGCGATTCTCCCGTCGCTGCCAGCTCGCGTAGAAGCTCGACGCGGACGCGGGCCGCTTCCTCGGGGTCGTGTTCGAATCCGTTCTGCCACTCGGGGTTATCGAATCCGGGTGCGAACACGGCGTCGCCGGCGAAGGTCAGCTTCTCGCCGCCAGACGCCAGACGGACCACGCTGTGCCCGGGGGTGTGGCCGCCGGTACGGCTGATGAGTACGCCCGGCGCGACCTCATATTCCGTCTCAAACGTCCGTAGCTGGCCTCGGTAGTCGTCCAAGAACTGCGAGGCGACCCTCCGAAGGACATCCGGTATCGGCTGCGGCATGACGGTGCGGGAGAAATCGGGCGACTCCCAGAACTCAGCTTCGGCCGCCGCCGCGTGGACCCGCAGGTCCGGTCGCAGTCGTTCCTTCACCCCTTCGGTGATCAGGCCACCCACATGGTCCATGTGCATGTGAGTGAGCACCACATCGGTCACGGAACCGAGATCGACACCAGCGGCTTCGAGTCGCTGGACCGTTTGACCGGCCCGGGGAAAGTCCGGGAACTCCAGTCCCAGCCCGGCATCGACGAGGATGGTCTGAGCGCCGCTACGGACCACCACGATGTTCAGCGGCCAGTCGACTACCTCGGGCGGCAGGAAATTGTCGCCCAGCCAGCCTGCCAGTTCGGTCGGCTCGACGTTGGTGGCCAACGTCGAGGCGGTTATCGGCAGCACGCCGTCGCTGATCACCAGAACGTCGATGTCGCCGACCTGCACTGCATAGCGCGACGGAACCAACTCGTCGACCGGACTTCCGGCCTGTGCGATGTTGTCCACGCTCATGTTGTCTCCTCCTGAGGGCCGCACTGAAGACTTGTCGAATGACCTGTCTTTCTCGTGGGAACGTCCTCGGGCCGCAGGAACTATCCAGAGTGGGGCTCATCGATTTGTTCGCGAAGGATGTCGCCGTGCCCGGCATGCCTCGCGAACTCTTCGATCATGGCGAGCAGGGTCCACCGCATGCTCACGGTTCCCTCGGCAGGGATGTCTATCGTGGCGTCGAGGTCGAAGCGCGAGGCGATTCTGTTGTACGGCCGTCGACCAGACCCGGGGAGTGTGGCCCGACGGGAGTCGTCGGGAGTAGTCGCTACAACCGGCTGACGGCAAACTACGCGGCCTGGTCGACCATGCCGTTGGCGATGTAGGCGTTGTGCGCGCCGCTCGGCGGCCCGGGCGCGGCACCATTACACACGCTGTCACCGGTGGCGTACAGATCGATGGTCTTGGGCGGCACCAGGGCCAAGTGCGCGGAAAATCGTTGGACGGGGTCGCGGCCGGATTGATAGCGTGCCGGCGACCGTGACAGCACGCGAGGAAGTGAGACCCATGGACGCTGTAACCCTGTGGGTGCTCCCACTCGCGTTCACGGTCGGGCGATCGAGGTAGGTGTCGTCAGGAGCGCCCGAACACCGGCACTTCCGAAAGGCACCACCATGCATTTCAGCTCTGAGACATCGTCGAACGGTGTCATCGAACGCACCTTCACCCTGGACGACATCACCGGTGTGCTCTGGTCACCGGAGACCAGCTCCGGCGGCGCGCCCGTGATCCTGGCCGGTCACCCCGGCGGCCTGGACAAGAAGGCTCCAGGGCACGTAGCGCGGGCCCATTCCTCGGTGCTCACGGATGGTTTTCACGTCGTCTCGATTGATGCGCCCGGACATGGCGACCGGCCACGCAGCCCAGCCGATGTTCGCCTGGTCACCGCCTTCCAGCAGGCTCGGGCGGAAGGCAGCCCGTCGTTCGGTCGGCGCCTCGCTGAGTACTGCCACTCGGTGGCCGAACGCGCCGTTCCCGAATGGCAGGCGACGATCAATGCCGTACAAGCCCTGCCCGAGATCGACGCACGGGCGCCTATCGGCTACTCGGGCATGACGCTCGCGAGCGCGATCGGAATACCGCTGGCCGCGGCCGAGCCTCGGATCACTGCTGCGCTCTTCGGAGGGGTAGTCGCCCACGATGCGCTGCTCGAGGCAGCGAAGCAGGTAACCATCCCGGTCGAGTTCCTCCTCCCGTGGGACGACAGGGAGATCCCGCGCGGATTCGGTCTCGAGTTGTTCGGCGCCTTCGCCTCGGAAGACAAAGTGCTGCATGCCTTCCCGGGCCGGCATCACCCGGTGCCCACGGACCGGATCGACACTCGATTCTTCCCCCGGCATCTCGGACGCTCGTCGACCACAGTGGCGGGCTGACGGGGCCAGGGAGCGGAAAGGTTCACGTAGCATGAAACACAGTCGGTGAGTGGAAAGTTGGATATGTGGACTACCCGAGTTGAACAGCCGCAGGATGTCGGCCGCATCCACGCGGTGAACGCGGCCGCGTTCCCCACGGCGCTCGAAGCGAACCTCGTCGATGCGCTCCGAGAAGACCCGACCGCATGGATAGACGGACTGTCCATCGTCAGCTGCGACGTGAACGGTGAAATTGTGGGATATGCGTTGCTCACGCGATGCACCGTCGACGGTCATCCCGCCCTCGCACTCGGGCCCTGCGCGGTCCTGCCCGACCTCCAGCGAAGTGGGGCCGGGTCGGCAGCGATTCGCGCAGGGCTTGAGCGCGCGCGCCAACTGGGGGAGAACCTCGTTGTCGTGCTGGGGCACGCTGACTACTACCCGCGATTCGGGTTCGGCCCGGCATCGCGCCTCGGTATCACTGCGCCGTTTGACGCGCCGGACGGCAACTTCCTGAGCCTGACCCTGGATCCTGAAGCGGCGGCACCCCGCGGTGAGATTGCATATGCCAAAGCCTTCGGCGTCTGACGCCTGAACCGCACCGTCACTCGCGCGTGAGGCGGATCAGCTGCGATTCTGCCTGCACCGCAGCTTCTTCGGCGGTTCGTAACCTGTTCTGCAGCTCATCGGCGGACTGTTGTGCGAGGTCGAGTTGTGCATCCGCTGCCTCGAGGTCGTGCTGCGCGGCCGCGAGGGTCTCGAGGACTTTCTCGTAGCGCCGGCGTGCGGTTGCGACCTTGTGCCGATGTTCCTTCAACGTTGCGAGCGCGCCGTCGTGTGCGGCGCGGGCCCCGCCCAGTTCGGATGCGGTGGCGTCACGGCGGCGCCGGGCCTCCTCGACCGCGGCGGCGTCCTCGTGTGACTGCTCCTCTGGCGACGGAAGCGACGGAAGCGACGGCGGTGGTGGGGTGGCCCTCGGCGAGGACCCAGAGTCGGATCGGGCCCGCGTGATCACAACGGACGACGCTCCGAAGTCACCGAATCCTGACCACTCTTCCGCTCGGGACAGCCTTCCCAATCGCGCAGTGACCTCGGGATCGGCGATCGCCGCCTGGAGTGTGCCGGTGACGTCGTCGCGCAATGCCGCTGGCGGATCGGGCAATTCGGCGGCCGCGAATCCAGCACGGGCCAGCCCCTGCACAAGCAACCGCTGCGCCGTGGACAGCTCGCGGATGCGTTGTCCGTCCATGGCCGCATGTGCGGCACGCAGCGATTCGTGCAAGCTCGTCAATTTCGAGCGGGCTGTCGCGTCGGTCAGTACGAGCAAGTTCACCACCCACGCAGCCGTCGTCGGCCGTTTAGCCGCGGCGATCACCTTGGCCGCCAACACATCACCACGCTTCTTTGCTGCTGCCGCGAGCTCATTGCGCCGTGCGGTGAACTCCTCCGGCCGCAAGCCGTAGAGCGAATTGAGGTCGTCGTCGACGGTCATGGCAATCTCCCAGCGCGGCAACTCCGGTTTCCGCCAGTCACACTCGACCCCCGAATGCACGCAGTTCCTCCACCATTGGGCCGGGCCCGGCCATGGTGATCTCGCCTGCTGCTCGCCGCCCCGACAGCCATCGGACCAGATCCGGGGGAGAGCCACCGACAATCACTTCGGGCCCCGACTTCGGGCCGACCGACCACCGGTGGTCGCCGTCGCTGGTCCCGACCGTCACCCGAACGCCGACGGGCAGCTTCTTGAGCTGATAGCGCAGCACGAGGGGAATGGCCGCCACGAGCGTTGCCGGCACCGCGTGGGCTCGTGTGCCGAAACCGATGAGATCCTCGTGATGGGTCCAGTATTCGAACAGGGCCAGCGGAGCCACCACCGGATGTAGCAGCAGCCGTGGCATGGGCCGACGCAACCGATCGATCACTGCCGCAAAACCGTGGCGTCGCTCCCGACGAAGCGCTGTGTCCACCATCTTCGGTGTGCCTGCGACCGAAACCCCGCGGGTTACCAGGGATCGAGCGATGAAGGTCGTCACGCCGCCGTAGCGTTCTTCGCCGACCAGGTGGGCCGCAAGGTCGAGTGCGGTCCAATCGCCGCACGCGGTAGGGGCCGCCGGACCCAACTCGATCAACGACTGGGTGACTGCCGCTCGTTCGGCCTTGACGTCCGCTGCGATCGTCATGTCCAGAAGTGTTACCTGAGTCCGACGGCAGTCGTCACTTTTCCCACGATTTGACCCTCACCGGCACGCACCGGCCACTCTCGGCAAGCTGTTTGGTCAGCTCGTCCAGAGCACCTTGGATCACGCTTGGCGAATAGCGGCCCCAGTTGGATTGGCCCGACACCTACCAGGCCGAGTACATCGCACTGACCCAGCTGCAGGCGGACGCGCTGGCCACTGCGGACAGGAAACTCGCCGATTCGGCGAGCGCGTTCGTCGAAACCGTTTCTCCAGCAGAGATTTTGCGGCCATAGAGTGCGGTCCATGCCGCGTTTGTAACCGGGTGGCGGCGGATCTCGAATTTCTCCGCCACCCGGTTACGGACGTGAAGGTTCGGTGACCGCGGGGGTGTTGCGGCTACTTCAAGACGATCACCACGGCGTAGCCGTCATGGTCGCCGGTTGTCGTGGTGGCGGTGTTGTACGAGTTGTCCAAGGGGACCATGCCGCCATAGGTCGCCTGGCCGCTCGCGATGAGCCGCATCGCCAGCGCATTGCGGGCGAGGTTGGATGAGACGTACGCGTGTCTGGGCAGCAGCTCGTAGATGACGAACTGTTCGGTGCTGAACGAGCCGCTCCAGACGTACCCGGTGCTGGTCTCCACCGGGTCGGGTCCGAAGATTCGGCCATGGTTGTTGGGGAAAAGGAAGAAGTTGTCCGAGTAGCCCACCAGGAGGCCAGTGGGCTGCTGCCCGTAGGTCACGTCGTCGATCGTGCCGTGGAACCCGGTGCTGTGAATGGGTTGGGCGGGAAAGCCGGACCAGAACATCGCGGTGTTGAGCTTGCGCGCCGACTCAGCAGCTGATGTCGACGTCGGGTCGACGATGATGACGTTGACCGGCTCCAGGACCGTCCTGCCACCATGCGGCAGCCCACCGTAATTGGATATCTGCCCGTTGGACTGAAGCATCCATTTGCCGATGTCGCCGTACACCGTCGGGGCCTGATCGGTGGGGGCCGGTACCCCGGGTGCAATCGCCGGGACGGCGTTGACGCCGACCGGGGTGTGACCGGCTGCCGGCCCGAAGTGGTTGGCGCCGAGGGCAATGCGTTCGACTTCCCGGTGGACCAACTGCACCATGGTTTGCACCATCGGCATCGGGACTGCCGGTGCGCCAACGGTATTCACCGCTGAGGGCGTGACGGCGAGGGCCGACACGACTCCCGAGACCGCGGTCGCGACGGGATTCGCGATGGCCGGCTCGGCGTGCGCGGCCGTCGCCGCGGACATCGGGGCCCTGCCGGTCGTCGAAGGTGAAGGGGCAGAAGACTTGTTGATCGCGTCGGCGGGTGAGCGTGCCGCACGTACTGACTTGGCAGCGCTGTCGCCCGAGCGGCGGATGGACGGCTCCGTGGTGGCAGAGCGGGTGGCAGCCAGGGGTGAGCGCCGATCGCTGATCGGCGCTCTGCGGCCGTGGGCCAGCTTGATCCCTGGAACGGGTGACAAACCGCGTTTGCGCGTCTTGGCGCCGGGCGATCCGGCGGAGGGGGATCCCTTGACTGTGCCGGCACCGGTCGGTGAATCCGACGAATGTGCTGCGGTACCACCCGCGTTATCCGCGGGGCCTTCGGCATTGGCGATTCCGGCACATCCTGCCACCACCGCACCGATGCCCAAGGTCAGCGCCAATAGACCGACGCGACCCACGTACATCGCTGCGCCCGGTGCGGTCGGTCCGGCGGAAATTCGATGTTGCGCTGCGATATACGAGGCAGTGTGCCGACCCATGGCTGTCCCGATCGTTCCCGGCGGATGACCACAACTCTCCGCGTGTTCCCAGCCATCGTCGGCTGACGAAGTTTATACACACGGAGGACCGGGCCGATACAAGATTCAGGGGGATCGAGGAGACTGGAGATTGCGCGACGGTTTCAGTTGGGCAAAGGTACGGCACCTTACCCGCGATGCGAGTCGCCGACATCCCTGTTTGGCTTTACCTTGGTAAAGCTATGGCGGGATGGGACAAATATGTGAAGCGCTGGCGCACAGCGCTTCACGTCATCGTGTCGGCGTTGATAGTTGCCATCCCCGGGCTCGTCATCACTCCCGTAGCCCATGCGGCTGCGCCTGCGGCGAGGATATGGGTGTCATCGACATGGCAAACCGGTTTCATCGGCCACTTCACGATCGTCAACTCGAGTCCGGTGCCGCTATCGGATTGGAAGCTCGAATTCGACTTGCCGATGGGGGAATCCGTCTCGCACACGTGGAGTAGCAATCTCACGCGGTATGGCACGCACTATGTGCTCACGCCCGCGAATTGGAATCGCATCATCGCACCCGGCGGTACCGCCACCGGCGGCCTCAGAGGCGTGTTGTCTGGCTCGTACGTACCACCGTCGAATTGCGTGCTCAACGGACAGTATTTGTGCACCTAGCGGGCCTGTTGGCAAACGAATAGCCGAGCGTCATTCATGCGTGCCCTGGCCGTTGATGATCGAACCCATACTGGGATTTTGCCAGATCCCAGATGTTCCATTACAGTTCTCGGCTAATTACTACACCGCTGTAGTGCCAGGTAAAGTGGCGTCGATCACATTCTGGCAATAAGGGTGGTAGTTGCCACAAATGTGACGTGTCGGCGGCGGGCTGACCTTGGCGTCGCCTCGGCTGTAACGCACGCAGCAAATGTTTACTCGCGCGCATTTGGTCGGATCGGCGCTTGGTCGCCGCAGAGCGACCAGTGCACGGTCCATCCCTGTCTTCTTGGCGCCCAGAAGCGCGGTGAGAGGGGTGTTCGTGTCTGACACGGCTCCACACCCTCAAACCCCACAGAAGCGAGTAAGACCATGCCGAAGCTCGGCGGACCAATCCAGACGTTCGGAAAACAGAGACAAGTGAAGAAGATCATCACCGCTGTTCTCGTCGTCACCGGCGTCGGGGGTGCCACTCTGCTTTCCGCTCCGACGGACCGGCATGCGGCGGTCGCGGTTGACCAACCCCCGGCGGGGGAGACAGTCACCAAACAGGCCGCGGTCATCCCGCCGAGACCAGTGGTCGTGACCAAAGACTCCACCGCGCAGGACATCGTCAAGGCCATCGTGAGCCAGGGCCGAGCCGCCAAGCTGAGCGAAGATCAGATCAAGACCATCATCGCCACCGCAAAAATCGAGTCGACGTTCCGTCCGACCGCATCCGGCGGCGTGCAGGCCTATGGCGGCCCAGGGGGCGCGGCGGATGAGGTCATCGGCCTGTTCCAGGAGAAGGCCAGTTTCGGCACCGTCGCCGAGCGCCAAGACCCCAACAAGTCGATCGCCCGGTTCATCGCTCGGTTCACTGAGGCGTCCAAGAAGTACGGCATCAACGGCGACAGTGTGCTGGCGGCCACGCTGGCCCAGAACCCACAGCTGCTCAAGTACCGCGGCGGCGGCGTCGGAACTCACTACTACAACACCGTCAAGGCCGCGATGAGTGCTGCCGCAGACATGTACAGCCACGCTGTCAGCGCCCCGCTGCAACCGGTGACCTAACCCTTCACGTCCAACCCGTCAGACCGACTTGGTGATGCCGTAATAGGCGACCACATCGTCGGTGTCGGTGGTGGAGCTGGTAAGCGTCGTGTGGAGCCAGGAGGGGCTGCCGACGTCGCCGTCCGGCGGCGGTGGCAGATCACGATCTCCTGCGCTACTCAAGTGGTTCGGTTATAGTCCCGGCCGGGCGAGGGTTCAGCCGCAACTTGAACCCACACCACACGAAGACGCGGGAGGGAAAACCCATGAGGATGAACGCATACCGCCACACGGCCGTCGTCGGCCTGGCCACCGTCGCACTGATCACTGCGGGCTGCAGCAACGGCACAGGCGTCGACGCATCGGCGCCGCCTCAGGTCGAATTGATCGTCACCTCCGCGACCGAAGCCCCTGCGCAACCCGAAGAGGTGAAGCTGATGGGGGAAAGGGATGTCGAGGTTACGCTGACCGGCCCGATCGCTGCCAAGTACTCGTCGGCAACCGAGGATCAGAAGGATGCTCTCGGCAAGCCGCTGACGGGTGACCGCAACGCGGGGGCACGGGAGAGCGGAGTGGCTTTCCAGCAGTTCCAGGGTGGCGTGATCACCGCCAAGAACGACGAGGCGGGCACGCCTGCCTATATCACCTGGGGCAAGATCCGGGAGGCCTGGAATGTCCCACGCGACAAGGATGGCGTGCCTGCGGTCACCGGCGATAACGGCTCGGTGGGTCCGTTGGGCGCCCCCACCAGCGACGAGAGTGCCGTCGATGGTCTGCTCGTGGAGACGTTCGACCACGGCAAGGTCACGTACAACTCGAAGACCCGTCAGGTCGAGGTGACGGTCAACGGCAAGGTCGTACCGTCCGGGCTGTAGACACGACCCTCGAACTGCACGCGGATCGCTGAATGTGTTGCAGGCATGGGGGTTTCGTTTCGGCGTGCGGGGGACCGGCCATCTGCCCGCCCCGAGACGGAACTTGAGCTGTCATGTCGGACCGGCGCGGTAACATCTCGGCGTGTGGTGGACGGAGCTGGCAGAGGAGTCCTGGGACGCGCTGTTTGAGCCGCACCATCGGATGGCGATGGTGTTGCGTGCCAGGGAGGTCCTCGACGAGGTCGAGTTCCAGTCCCGCACCGCGTGGGCGGCCGCAGAACCGGTCGCGTTGGCTGGGGTCGTTCGGAAGATCCGTCGCACCCTGATCGAAGCCGGGACGCCGGGCCTGTGGATCTATTGGTCGCTCGATGCCGATAAGGGCGCGATCGTGCTTGATTTCGTCTTCGCCGACTGACGGCTCTGATCAGTCTGCGGAGCTTGCGGCATCAAGTGCGGCGAATTGCGTTGCGGTCCAATCCCACTTGCTGCGTGCCGTGGCGCCGGACTGGCTCAACCCGGCGGCGGTGACGGTCCTCAACTGCTCCAGATACTGCGTGCGAGCGGGCGGGGTAGGGCATTCGGCGCGCATGAAGTCGATCGCGCGAGCGACACCGACGGTTCTGCCGTTTTCCACGAGAGGCTCGGGCGGCAACAATGCCACCACGTCCTCGCCCGCGAGCGCGACAACGTCGTCGGAGATCGCAATGCGCGGGCTCACGGCGCTGCCTTCCAGGCGGTAGGCCTCGACGAGTGCGGGCCCGAAGATCATGTCCTGGCTGTGGAAGCAGTCACCGACGGCCGCCCCACCGCGGCACAGGATTCCGAAGTCGCGCAGATAGTAGAGCTGAATGCCGGCCAATAGCCGCAGTAGCTGGCAGACGGCCCGTTTGGCGCCGGCGGCGTCTAGGCCTGTCAACGGGATCGATGCGCCGATGTTGTCGGAGAAATAGACGGTCCGCACGGCGTTTCCCGGTTGGGCCTGTGCCACCTTGTGCTGCAGGTCAACCATGTAGGCCAGTGCGTTGAGGAACGTGTCGCTGGCGGCGAAATTCTTGGCGCCGAGAGTGTCGACGAACCCGACCGCGCAATGCGTATAGCTACGTCCGCCACGGGCCAACGGGTTTGTCGGTCCTGGGAACGGTCGTTCTGAGGGCAGTGACCCGCTGCCTTCAGGCACGCCGGCGGGCGGCCGTGGTGCGGGATCGGCGGGCAGGTGCCTGGGTCGTGGCCGACGGGGCATCCTCCGGTTGGGGACGCGAACGTTCCGGGCGTGGGCGCAGATCACCGGCGTCGGCAAGGGCAACCGCCTTGCGTAGACGGTCGGCAATCATCGTGACGGGCACGCTGACCACGGGCGTCAGCGTGAGCACGCCCATGTCGTCTTCCTCTACTCGGTAGCGGCGGTGGCCGGGCTTGCCGGCTTTACCCAAGGTGACTCGGCGCCGCGGGTCGACCTCGACCTCGGTGACGAAATGCCTGGCGGGTTGCGGGCTGCTCATCATCCACCTCCTCACGCCATCCTACCCAATATGTAACAGATGGGTAGTACCCAAATGGGGCAGAACCCACGTTCAGCCCGATTCTACGACCTGGTCGGCTGTGGAACGTTGCGTGAGAGCAGATTCGCTGTCTGGCACACCAGCTCGGCCAGGCGGGGGTGGCTGTCGGATGACATCCGTTCGGCCGGTCCACTGATCGCCACCACGCCGATCGGGCGACCGTCGACCTTGAACACCGGTGCGGCGATGGTCATGGAGGGGGCGTCCACCTCACTGCTGGCGGCGTAGCCACGCGCGCGGCATGCGTCGAGGAGGTGCAGGAACTCCGCATCAGGCGGTGCGCCGAGGAGTTCGGTCTGCCGTTCAATGCTCAAGAAAGGCAACAGGATGCGGCCGGTGGCGCTATCGCGCGCGGGGACGATGGCGCCGATGCGCGGCACCATACGCAGTTCCTGCCGACTCTCCGCTACCTGTGACACCACCAACTGCGGGCCGTCCGGTTCATTGAAGATCGCGGTTTCGCCGGTCTGCATCGCGAGCTGCTCGAGCGCCAACTGGATGTTGTGGCGCAGGTCGGACTTGGCGTGCGAGCTGTGGGCGATGTTCAGGATGCGCGGGGTCGTCTCCCACCGCGTCATCTGCTCCTCGCACGCCTGAATCCAACCCTGATCCGACAGCGTCACGAGTGCGCGCTGCACCGCGCTTTTGTCGATTTCCAGCATCCGCGCCAGCGCTGCGACGCCGACAGGCTCGTTGGCGGCCACCGCCTCGAACACGGTCAGTACCCGTGCAGCGGTGGAACTGCCCTTGACGGCCATCGGCTCACCTCGCTAATGTTAGATAGTGATTCACCGTATCATATATTGATACGTACTGGGCCCCGAACGGAGAAGGAAACGAGAGATGTCACCCATCCACGTCAGACCCCTTCGGGACGACCTGTCGTTCGGCGCGCGGGTCACCGGCGTCACGCTCGCACTGCTGGAGGACCAACAGGTCCGCGACCGCCTCAGGCGCGTCTTTCACGAGCGCGGGATGATCCTGTTCGAGGAGGTCGAGCCCGACGGCGGGCTGCAGGTGGAGATCAGCAAGGTTTTTGGCCCGCTGAAAGACCATCCGGTTCCCTCCGTGCCGCGAGCCGGGGGAGCGTTACACCCAGGCGTCATCGAAATCGGCCAGGCTCCGCGTGAGGGCAACATCGTCGAGGTCGACGGGAAAGAGGTGACTTCATGGCTGCCATGGCATTTCGACCATTGCTACAACAACGAACTGAACCTGGCGGGCGTCCTGCGGTGCGTGACCGGTGTCAGTGAAGGGGGAGAAACCGGCTTCGCCGACGGCATCCACCTCTACAAGACTCTGTCGCCGAAATTGCGCAGGCAGATCGAGGACCGCAACATCCTCTACTCCCTGAACCTGCGCTTCGCCGAGATGCGCTTCGGCCTGGCCGATGGGTTCCGGGAGATCCAGCCGCACGTGCGCCTGCAGGCGACGATCGATTACGGCAAGAACCTTCCCCGTGCTATCCATCCCGCGGTGTGGATGCGCGACACCGGAGAGAAGGTGCTGCACATCTCGCCGTGGATGGCAGAAGGCATCGAAGGTGACGAGACGTCCGACGGGGACGAACTCCTCGAAGCGGTGTGCAGGGAGATGCTGGCCGGCCTCACGCCGTACTTCCACAAGTGGCGCCCCACTGACATGGTGATCTGGGACAACTTGCGGATGCTGCACGCCGTCAGTGGCCACGATCCAGACGAGCCGCGCACCATGCACCGCACCACGATCCAGGGGGACTACGGTCTGGGCTACTTCGAGGGCAACGTACAGGGCGACAAGATCCTCGAGATGACGGTCTGAACGCGGCCGATCAGTCGTGTTTCGTCTCGTAGCGCAGCAGTACCGTGCCACACGGGAAGGTGCGGTTCTCCAACAGTCGCAGCGAGATCCATGACGGCAGTGTCGGGAAGAACGGGGTGCCGCCACCCACGGCGGTGGGCGCGATCACGATCCGGTACTCATCGACCAAGCCGGCCTGCACAATCGGTGCGGCCAGCATCGCGCCGGCCACCTCCAGATTGCCCTCGGTTTCGGCTTTCAGCCTCGTCACCACCTCGACCGGGTCGCCGCGTTCCAAGCGGGAGTTCCAGTCGACCGACTCCAGGGTGCGCGAGAACACGACCTTGGGCATGTCGCGCCAGATCTGCGCGAAGTCGACGATCAGCGGGGTGGCGTCCGGAGCCTTGTCGGCGGTCGGCCAGTACGCGGACATCAGTTCGTAGAGTCGCCGCCCGTAGAACGCCAGGGCGGTCTCCCGCTCGAAGTCGTTCCAGTACTGGTGCACCTCTTCGCTCGGATCCGACCAGTCGATTTTGCCTTGTGCATCGGCGATGTAGCCGTCCACCGACACGTTGAAGCCATAGATGAGTTTGCCCATGGACGGCAGACTGCACCGGAGGGCAAAACTCATCGCGATCGCGCACACATTGGTGCGACTTGTGTGATCCACGCCGTTACGAGCAACCCGATACCATGGAACACACCGTGCGAAAAGCCGGTCTGAGCAAAGCCGGCCGCGGACATACCGGGCCTGACGATATTTGAGGAACCGATCCATGCAGGGCAAGACGCTGGTGCTGGGTGCCCTGAAGGGTCCCAGTGCGAGATGGCG encodes:
- a CDS encoding MBL fold metallo-hydrolase — its product is MSVDNIAQAGSPVDELVPSRYAVQVGDIDVLVISDGVLPITASTLATNVEPTELAGWLGDNFLPPEVVDWPLNIVVVRSGAQTILVDAGLGLEFPDFPRAGQTVQRLEAAGVDLGSVTDVVLTHMHMDHVGGLITEGVKERLRPDLRVHAAAAEAEFWESPDFSRTVMPQPIPDVLRRVASQFLDDYRGQLRTFETEYEVAPGVLISRTGGHTPGHSVVRLASGGEKLTFAGDAVFAPGFDNPEWQNGFEHDPEEAARVRVELLRELAATGESLVATHLPFPSVCHVATAGDVFRCVPAGWDY
- a CDS encoding mycothiol transferase; translation: MASRFDLDATIDIPAEGTVSMRWTLLAMIEEFARHAGHGDILREQIDEPHSG
- a CDS encoding alpha/beta hydrolase family protein; the protein is MHFSSETSSNGVIERTFTLDDITGVLWSPETSSGGAPVILAGHPGGLDKKAPGHVARAHSSVLTDGFHVVSIDAPGHGDRPRSPADVRLVTAFQQARAEGSPSFGRRLAEYCHSVAERAVPEWQATINAVQALPEIDARAPIGYSGMTLASAIGIPLAAAEPRITAALFGGVVAHDALLEAAKQVTIPVEFLLPWDDREIPRGFGLELFGAFASEDKVLHAFPGRHHPVPTDRIDTRFFPRHLGRSSTTVAG
- a CDS encoding GNAT family N-acetyltransferase is translated as MWTTRVEQPQDVGRIHAVNAAAFPTALEANLVDALREDPTAWIDGLSIVSCDVNGEIVGYALLTRCTVDGHPALALGPCAVLPDLQRSGAGSAAIRAGLERARQLGENLVVVLGHADYYPRFGFGPASRLGITAPFDAPDGNFLSLTLDPEAAAPRGEIAYAKAFGV
- a CDS encoding coiled-coil domain-containing protein, encoding MTVDDDLNSLYGLRPEEFTARRNELAAAAKKRGDVLAAKVIAAAKRPTTAAWVVNLLVLTDATARSKLTSLHESLRAAHAAMDGQRIRELSTAQRLLVQGLARAGFAAAELPDPPAALRDDVTGTLQAAIADPEVTARLGRLSRAEEWSGFGDFGASSVVITRARSDSGSSPRATPPPPSLPSLPSPEEQSHEDAAAVEEARRRRDATASELGGARAAHDGALATLKEHRHKVATARRRYEKVLETLAAAQHDLEAADAQLDLAQQSADELQNRLRTAEEAAVQAESQLIRLTRE
- a CDS encoding maleylpyruvate isomerase family mycothiol-dependent enzyme; the protein is MTIAADVKAERAAVTQSLIELGPAAPTACGDWTALDLAAHLVGEERYGGVTTFIARSLVTRGVSVAGTPKMVDTALRRERRHGFAAVIDRLRRPMPRLLLHPVVAPLALFEYWTHHEDLIGFGTRAHAVPATLVAAIPLVLRYQLKKLPVGVRVTVGTSDGDHRWSVGPKSGPEVIVGGSPPDLVRWLSGRRAAGEITMAGPGPMVEELRAFGGRV
- a CDS encoding pyruvate ferredoxin oxidoreductase; protein product: MDWPDTYQAEYIALTQLQADALATADRKLADSASAFVETVSPAEILRP
- a CDS encoding cellulose-binding domain-containing protein, translating into MAGWDKYVKRWRTALHVIVSALIVAIPGLVITPVAHAAAPAARIWVSSTWQTGFIGHFTIVNSSPVPLSDWKLEFDLPMGESVSHTWSSNLTRYGTHYVLTPANWNRIIAPGGTATGGLRGVLSGSYVPPSNCVLNGQYLCT
- a CDS encoding LGFP repeat-containing protein; the protein is MRMNAYRHTAVVGLATVALITAGCSNGTGVDASAPPQVELIVTSATEAPAQPEEVKLMGERDVEVTLTGPIAAKYSSATEDQKDALGKPLTGDRNAGARESGVAFQQFQGGVITAKNDEAGTPAYITWGKIREAWNVPRDKDGVPAVTGDNGSVGPLGAPTSDESAVDGLLVETFDHGKVTYNSKTRQVEVTVNGKVVPSGL
- a CDS encoding IclR family transcriptional regulator, with product MAVKGSSTAARVLTVFEAVAANEPVGVAALARMLEIDKSAVQRALVTLSDQGWIQACEEQMTRWETTPRILNIAHSSHAKSDLRHNIQLALEQLAMQTGETAIFNEPDGPQLVVSQVAESRQELRMVPRIGAIVPARDSATGRILLPFLSIERQTELLGAPPDAEFLHLLDACRARGYAASSEVDAPSMTIAAPVFKVDGRPIGVVAISGPAERMSSDSHPRLAELVCQTANLLSRNVPQPTRS
- a CDS encoding TauD/TfdA dioxygenase family protein; translation: MSPIHVRPLRDDLSFGARVTGVTLALLEDQQVRDRLRRVFHERGMILFEEVEPDGGLQVEISKVFGPLKDHPVPSVPRAGGALHPGVIEIGQAPREGNIVEVDGKEVTSWLPWHFDHCYNNELNLAGVLRCVTGVSEGGETGFADGIHLYKTLSPKLRRQIEDRNILYSLNLRFAEMRFGLADGFREIQPHVRLQATIDYGKNLPRAIHPAVWMRDTGEKVLHISPWMAEGIEGDETSDGDELLEAVCREMLAGLTPYFHKWRPTDMVIWDNLRMLHAVSGHDPDEPRTMHRTTIQGDYGLGYFEGNVQGDKILEMTV